The following is a genomic window from Microtus pennsylvanicus isolate mMicPen1 chromosome 3, mMicPen1.hap1, whole genome shotgun sequence.
GAGAAAAATTTCCCCTGGTCCACAGATTCAGCAGATGCTGGCTTGACATAAGTAAGGAGCCCAGATCCATAGAATAAACTAACAGTCACAATGTGAGACCCACAAGTGCCCATGGCTTTGGACCAACCTGTAGCTGATGACATGTGAACAATATTTAAAAGGATGGAAATATATGAGGTTAGGATAACAAGGCCAGATACAATGACAACTATGCAAGCAATAAGAGAACTCACAAGTTCATTGGCATAGAtgctgctgcaggagagctggagaagagggaagatTTCACACATATAATGGTTGATGGTATTGGAATCACAAAAACTGAGCCTAATCATACAGCCAGTATGGGCCATGGCACTTGCAAACCCCATCAAATAGGACCCAAACATCAGTAGGAAACACATTCTAGGAGACATAAGGATGGCATACATCAAGGGCTTACATATGGCCACATAACGATCATAGGCCATTGCTGTCAGCACATAGCATTCAGAATtaacaaaaaagccaaagaaaaagagCTGAGTCATGCATCCTGTATAAGAGATGATGTTCTTTTCTGAAACAAAGCCCATTAGCATTTTGGGGGTACAGACAAATGAATAACAGAAGTCAACGAAGGACAAATTGAATAGAAAAAAGTACATAGGTGTATGAAGGTGTGAATTCAGACAAATAAGAATCATTAAGCTCAAGTTTCCTATCACAGTGGCTGTGTAGTTCAGCAAGAACATGAAAAATAAGGGCAGCTGCAATGAAGGTTGGTCTGTTAATCCCATGAAAACAAACTCAGTGACCAACGAGTCATTCTTTACAGCCATTTGCTTCATGGTATCAAATGTAGGAACAGAGACAGTTTGTGAAATTAACAGGAAAATGTCTCTTAAGAGACAGAAATTTCTAGAGTTGTTGCATTTGcaagttcagttt
Proteins encoded in this region:
- the LOC142846798 gene encoding olfactory receptor 8C8-like, with the protein product MLIQAQYMKQMAVKNDSLVTEFVFMGLTDQPSLQLPLFFMFLLNYTATVIGNLSLMILICLNSHLHTPMYFFLFNLSFVDFCYSFVCTPKMLMGFVSEKNIISYTGCMTQLFFFGFFVNSECYVLTAMAYDRYVAICKPLMYAILMSPRMCFLLMFGSYLMGFASAMAHTGCMIRLSFCDSNTINHYMCEIFPLLQLSCSSIYANELVSSLIACIVVIVSGLVILTSYISILLNIVHMSSATGWSKAMGTCGSHIVTVSLFYGSGLLTYVKPASAESVDQGKFFSVLYTLVVPMLNPLIYSLRNKDVKLAAKRTVMRIRSWCVFSSL